The following proteins are encoded in a genomic region of Nicotiana sylvestris chromosome 4, ASM39365v2, whole genome shotgun sequence:
- the LOC138890544 gene encoding uncharacterized protein, whose product MAKEAMDEENRNCCVRLADPGPNDCHCCVGEDDGANFPPIARVYRYNNNIPSKIPLVGSEEAAPPGEEEISKPPKEKKRKRGSPVNTPKRKKSTVRKPKADTVALSPETSQCLRHQEEEQDDHCLLVAHERGSPDTSKTAEPVVAEMVVVLHKKAFSKSRAELAQCEAELKKISEERGILKILYAKKEGKISDLRVELTKASQERTELVEKFQQKSELVEQLWEELKVKEAETLEWRQGMDSLASEKETLREHLASLERRFQKVKEESLARGRKIKELKTKSVVELAQAKSDAEAIASSYRADAKTSNIRVKALEEEVAALLSNDEDSASGSDSGGDKEEDPEDEALEGADPGDAVDEDATPE is encoded by the exons ATGGCAAAGGAGGCTATGGACGAAGAAAACCGTAACTGTTGTGTCCGTCTGGCGGATCCAGGGCCTAACGACTGTCATTGTTGTGTTGGAGAAGACGATGGCGCTAATTTTCCTCCCATTGCGCGCGTTTATaggtacaacaacaacatacccagtaaaattccactagtggggtctgaggagg CCGCCCCACCTGGTGAAGAAGAGATCTCAAAGCCTcccaaagaaaagaagagaaagaggggGTCACCTGTAAATACACCAAAGCGGAAGAAAAGCACGGTTCGAAAGCCCAAGGCCGATACTGTGGCTTTATCTCCAGAAACATCCCAATGCCTCCGACACCAGGAAGAAGAACAAGACGATCACTGCCTGTTGGTTGCTCATGAAAGAGGAAGCCCTGATACTTCGAAGACCGCTGAACCTGTGGTGGCAGAGATG GTCGTCGTGCTTCATAAGAAAGCATTCTCTAAGTCTCGAGCTGAGCTTGCTCAATGTGAGGCCGAGCTTAAAAAGATCTCGGAAGAGAGGGGCATTCTTAAAATCCTTTATGCCAAGAAAGAGGGGAAGATCAGCGATCTCCGAGTCGAGTTAACGAAAGCTTCTCAAGAACGGACCGAGCTTGTTGAAAAG TTTCAGCAGAAGAGCGAGTTGGTGGAGCAGCTTTGGGAGGAGCTAAAAGTGAAGGAGGCCGAGACCCTAGAGTGGAGGCAAGGCATGGACAGTCTCGCCTCTGAGAAAGAAACTCTTCGAGAGCATTTGGCTTCACTTGAACGCCGGTTTCAAAAAGTGAAGGAGGAGAGCCTAGCTCGAGGCCGCAAAATCAAGGAGCTTAAAACTAAATCTGTTGTTGAACTGGCCCAAGCCAAATCTGACGCTGAGGCAATTGCATCTTCGTACCGAGCTGACGCCAAGACATCCAACATCCGG GTAAAGGCTTTGGAAGAAGAGGTCGCCGCTTTGCTTTCTAATGACGAGGATTCAGCCAGTGGCTCTGATAGTGGGGGAGACAAAGAAGAAGACCCCGAAGATGAGGCTCTTGAAGGTGCGGATCCCGGAGATGCAGTTGACGAAGATGCGACCCCGGAGTAG